A genomic segment from Bacilli bacterium encodes:
- a CDS encoding arsenic transporter, whose product MNSLQTLLMLSIFFATVFMMLWRPRNINEAITTSVAASVIFLLGIVPLADIGNIFGIVSGAAITILSTIAMSIVLESIGFFRWAAINLAIKANGSGIMLFWYINLLCFLMTLFFNNDGSILITTPIIIQTLNLLRLESRQKIPYLISGALVATGSSAPIGVSNLANLIALHIVKLDLNTYASMIFVPAMLGIVCMAILLFFYFKKVIPVQIPTDIAHANKSYDGQASIDFKLFRICLMIVIATRISFFALAPFGVPTEWPAVIGATLLILIRWYKRKIGAIDVINKSPWHILVFAFSMYVIVFGLQNVGMTDLIIKHFSSLAREGPLNAILIMGMLLTVLSNICNNLPSIMIGTLSITEMGLDIPSMQVAYLGNVIGADIGSLILPIGTLASLIWMHTLSRYQVPISWGEYLKVTIVVIPISLVASLLGLYAWTELFFF is encoded by the coding sequence TTGAATAGTCTGCAAACGCTACTCATGCTGTCCATATTCTTCGCAACAGTCTTCATGATGCTCTGGAGGCCGCGCAATATCAATGAAGCGATAACGACTTCCGTCGCGGCATCGGTCATATTTTTGCTTGGCATTGTTCCGCTCGCCGATATCGGCAACATTTTCGGGATCGTTAGCGGGGCGGCGATCACGATTCTTTCCACTATCGCCATGTCTATCGTCCTGGAGAGCATCGGTTTTTTTCGCTGGGCAGCCATTAACCTGGCGATTAAGGCGAACGGGTCCGGCATTATGTTGTTTTGGTACATTAACCTGCTGTGTTTTTTAATGACGCTTTTTTTTAACAACGACGGCAGTATTTTGATTACAACGCCGATTATCATCCAAACCTTGAATTTGCTCCGATTGGAGTCGCGGCAAAAGATCCCGTATTTAATCTCGGGCGCATTGGTGGCTACCGGTTCCAGCGCACCGATAGGCGTCAGCAATTTAGCCAATCTTATCGCGCTTCACATCGTCAAGCTGGATCTCAACACATACGCATCCATGATCTTCGTGCCTGCCATGCTCGGAATTGTTTGTATGGCTATACTGCTCTTCTTTTATTTCAAAAAAGTCATTCCCGTTCAAATTCCCACAGATATCGCCCACGCAAACAAGAGTTATGATGGACAAGCATCTATCGACTTCAAGCTGTTCCGCATTTGCCTCATGATTGTAATAGCTACCCGAATCAGCTTTTTCGCGCTGGCGCCGTTCGGGGTTCCGACCGAGTGGCCGGCGGTAATCGGCGCAACTCTACTAATCTTGATCAGATGGTATAAACGAAAAATCGGCGCGATCGATGTCATCAACAAAAGTCCCTGGCATATATTGGTGTTCGCTTTCAGCATGTATGTTATTGTGTTCGGCCTGCAGAACGTCGGAATGACAGATTTGATCATCAAGCACTTCAGCTCCTTGGCAAGAGAAGGCCCGCTCAACGCTATTTTGATTATGGGGATGCTGTTAACGGTTTTGTCCAATATTTGCAACAATCTTCCTTCCATCATGATCGGAACGCTGTCTATAACCGAAATGGGATTGGACATACCTTCCATGCAAGTGGCGTATCTTGGCAATGTAATAGGAGCGGATATCGGCTCCCTCATCTTGCCGATCGGCACATTGGCTTCATTAATTTGGATGCATACGCTAAGCCGTTACCAAGTTCCGATCAGTTGGGGGGAATATTTGAAAGTAACCATTGTCGTTATACCGATCAGCCTTGTCGCAAGCCTGTTAGGCCTTTATGCCTGGACTGAGCTGTTCTTTTTCTAA
- a CDS encoding response regulator transcription factor has protein sequence MDTIKIMIVDDHDMVRLGLRSYLAIEPTIRIVAEADNGRNALDVLAALTKDDLPDIILLDLMMPEMDGVETTKRIVERYPGIRIMILTSFLEDDKVVKAIEAGAVSYALKTVTAEELIYAIKGACKGMPVMNTEVSQALARGLRKRSGSGDEEGLTSREKEVLLLIAEGKSNKEISAELHISVKTVKTHVSNLLLKCALQDRTQLAIYAHRKGWIGK, from the coding sequence ATGGATACGATCAAAATAATGATTGTCGATGATCATGATATGGTTCGTTTGGGTTTGCGTTCATACTTGGCCATTGAGCCGACCATTCGCATCGTGGCGGAAGCGGATAACGGGCGCAATGCGCTAGATGTGCTTGCCGCCCTTACGAAAGACGATTTGCCGGATATCATTTTGCTGGATTTGATGATGCCGGAAATGGACGGAGTGGAAACAACCAAAAGGATCGTGGAGCGTTATCCCGGAATCAGGATCATGATCCTGACCAGCTTTTTGGAAGATGACAAGGTTGTAAAAGCGATTGAGGCGGGCGCGGTCAGCTACGCTCTGAAAACGGTCACGGCGGAAGAGTTGATTTACGCCATCAAGGGCGCCTGCAAAGGCATGCCGGTGATGAATACGGAAGTGTCGCAAGCGCTTGCCCGCGGTTTGCGAAAGCGATCCGGTTCCGGGGACGAGGAGGGGCTTACGTCCCGGGAGAAAGAAGTTTTACTGTTGATTGCCGAAGGCAAATCCAACAAGGAAATTTCCGCCGAGCTGCATATCAGCGTGAAGACCGTTAAAACCCATGTCAGCAATTTGCTGTTGAAGTGCGCGCTGCAAGACCGAACGCAGTTGGCGATTTACGCCCACCGCAAAGGCTGGATCGGGAAATAG